A region of Solibacillus isronensis DNA encodes the following proteins:
- the yhbY gene encoding ribosome assembly RNA-binding protein YhbY: MLTGKQKRFLRAEAHHLDPIFQVGKGGVNDAMIAQLRDVLEARELIKVRILDNCEEDKNVVAEELAAGTRAELVQLIGLTVVLYKESRNNKKIVLPKVATK; encoded by the coding sequence ATGTTAACAGGTAAACAAAAACGTTTTTTACGTGCTGAGGCACATCACTTAGATCCAATTTTCCAAGTTGGGAAAGGTGGCGTAAATGATGCAATGATTGCACAATTACGCGATGTATTGGAAGCACGCGAACTTATTAAAGTACGCATTTTAGACAACTGTGAAGAAGACAAAAATGTCGTGGCGGAAGAACTGGCAGCCGGTACACGTGCCGAGCTTGTTCAACTGATCGGGTTGACGGTTGTTTTATATAAAGAATCTCGCAACAACAAAAAAATCGTATTACCAAAAGTAGCTACGAAATAA